A window from Pseudomonas alloputida encodes these proteins:
- a CDS encoding TonB-dependent siderophore receptor has protein sequence MTGFKSVGSLQRVRGWLALGLLAPFSLSAVAETVAAQAAAEDNSLDLPALTIEGNRLYDMLPSEETGGYSVDAATVGTKTPAALKDIPQSITVYTQDYVKDRQFVHLDDLAKYTAGLRTLTNDSGRSSIYARGYEYSEFNIDGLPAPMASIFGTVPSLAAFDRVEIMRGPAGLFSSTSELGGIVNMVRKRPTAEFQGHIEGSYGTWDTNHEEIDLSGPLDAAGRVRGRFIASRDDTNGEVDYNANTSNSYYGALDIDLDDATTLSFGLMHEVKNITPHNGYPATLSGEVPDFSHSRFLGADWNYFDGKTTDLVAELTHRFDNGGYGRVAARGSHRDTNYLYAFTATNATTGANSERASARDFTQDTYSLDASYSQPFETFGQVSEFVVGSDYKNYDTEYLNGTTNLGAINVNTYSPKQFAKPSPNYSTETGMQEEEYGLYSKVTFRPIERLALIAGGRFSWYRGDFYTTTLSSGATTNDSKRVDGHFTPYGGLVYDLTENHALYASYSQVFKPQSDTDSSGRVLKPREGEQYEFGLKSSYFGGDLNTRFSVFRLTDKNRATTLYDADGVATTDSVASGKTRVKGAEVEVSGKLTPNWELLAGYTWMETETVKGDAETTFFIMPRNQASLWSKYTISQGPLTGLAIGGGISAMSNFYSENGGVRIDAPGYATVDAMLSYPVTSKLTATFNVNNLFDRDYLSRVGSTSTFNFYGPSRSMMVGARYDF, from the coding sequence AAGACAACTCGCTTGATCTGCCTGCATTGACCATCGAAGGCAACCGCCTGTACGACATGCTGCCTTCGGAGGAAACCGGCGGTTACAGCGTCGATGCCGCTACCGTGGGCACCAAGACGCCGGCAGCGCTCAAGGACATCCCGCAGTCGATCACCGTCTACACCCAGGACTACGTCAAGGATCGCCAGTTCGTACATCTGGATGACCTGGCCAAGTACACCGCCGGCCTGCGCACCCTGACCAACGACAGCGGCCGTTCGTCGATCTACGCCCGTGGCTACGAGTACAGCGAATTCAACATCGATGGCCTGCCGGCCCCCATGGCCAGCATCTTTGGCACCGTACCGTCGCTGGCCGCGTTCGACCGTGTCGAAATCATGCGCGGCCCGGCCGGATTGTTCAGCAGCACCAGCGAACTGGGCGGTATCGTCAACATGGTACGCAAGCGCCCGACCGCCGAGTTTCAGGGCCACATCGAAGGCAGCTACGGCACCTGGGACACCAACCATGAAGAAATCGACCTGAGCGGCCCGCTGGACGCCGCCGGTCGCGTGCGCGGGCGCTTCATTGCATCCCGTGACGACACCAATGGCGAAGTGGACTACAACGCCAACACCAGCAACAGCTATTACGGTGCGCTGGATATCGACCTGGACGACGCCACTACGCTGTCGTTCGGCCTGATGCACGAAGTGAAGAACATCACCCCGCACAACGGCTACCCGGCCACGTTGTCCGGCGAGGTGCCCGACTTCAGCCATTCGCGTTTCCTGGGCGCCGACTGGAACTACTTCGACGGCAAGACCACCGACCTGGTCGCCGAGCTGACCCACCGCTTCGACAATGGTGGTTACGGCCGTGTCGCGGCCCGTGGCTCGCACCGCGACACCAACTACCTGTACGCCTTCACTGCAACCAATGCCACCACAGGCGCCAACTCCGAGCGCGCCAGCGCCCGTGATTTCACTCAAGACACCTACTCGCTGGACGCCAGTTACAGCCAGCCGTTCGAAACCTTCGGCCAGGTCAGCGAGTTCGTGGTGGGCAGCGACTACAAGAACTACGACACCGAGTATCTCAACGGCACCACCAACCTGGGCGCCATCAACGTCAACACCTACTCGCCTAAACAGTTCGCCAAACCGTCGCCCAACTACAGTACCGAGACCGGCATGCAGGAAGAGGAATACGGCCTTTATTCCAAGGTCACCTTCCGCCCGATCGAGCGACTTGCGCTGATTGCCGGTGGCCGTTTCAGTTGGTACCGCGGTGATTTCTACACCACCACCCTGAGCAGCGGTGCTACGACCAATGACAGCAAGCGTGTGGACGGCCACTTCACCCCGTACGGGGGCCTGGTCTATGACTTGACCGAGAACCACGCGCTGTACGCTAGCTACTCGCAGGTTTTCAAGCCTCAATCCGACACCGACAGCAGTGGCCGGGTGTTGAAACCGCGTGAAGGCGAGCAGTACGAGTTCGGCCTCAAGAGCAGCTACTTTGGCGGCGATTTGAATACGCGCTTCTCGGTGTTCCGCCTGACCGACAAGAACCGCGCTACCACCCTGTACGATGCCGATGGTGTGGCCACTACCGATTCCGTTGCATCCGGCAAGACGCGCGTGAAGGGCGCGGAAGTGGAAGTGAGCGGCAAGCTGACGCCGAATTGGGAACTGCTGGCCGGTTACACCTGGATGGAGACCGAAACCGTCAAGGGTGACGCCGAAACCACGTTCTTCATCATGCCGCGCAACCAGGCTTCGCTTTGGAGCAAGTACACCATCAGCCAAGGGCCGCTGACCGGCCTGGCGATTGGTGGCGGAATTTCCGCGATGAGCAACTTCTACTCCGAAAACGGCGGCGTGCGTATCGACGCGCCGGGCTACGCGACGGTGGACGCGATGCTGTCGTACCCGGTGACTTCGAAGCTGACCGCCACCTTCAACGTCAATAACCTGTTCGACCGGGATTACCTGTCGCGGGTGGGCTCGACCTCCACGTTCAACTTCTACGGGCCGTCGCGCAGCATGATGGTTGGAGCGCGGTATGACTTCTGA
- a CDS encoding DEAD/DEAH box helicase — protein sequence MTEQNHNPTNTYTVPSVSITTAHTGASSKANELGMRTMQERAYTKRGEQYLLIKSPPASGKSRALMFIALDKLHNQGLQQAIVVVPERSIGGSFADEQLSKFGFYWDWQVAPQWNLCNAPGIDEPRVAKSKVEAVRAFLKSTDKTLVCTHATFRFAVEDLGIEAFDNRLIAIDEFYHVSANPDNKLGGQLSAFIGRDKVHLVAMTGSYFRGDSEAVLAPAEEARFETVTYTYYEQLNGYRWLKSLDIGYFFYTGKYVDAVAKVLDPALKTIIHIPNVNARESLKDKEREVNEIMSALGEWQGVDPTTGFHLIKTKDGRTLKVADLVDDSDASRRSKVLSALKDPAQKNNRDNVDVIIALGMAKEGFDWIWCEHALTIGYRSSLTEIVQIIGRATRDAEGKERSRFTNLIAEPTADQAAVAEAVNDMLKAISASLLMEQVLAPRYEFTPKDTGPKEGFTYGPDGYQPGGTNLGVNETTGQYHVEINGLITPQSAEATRICKEDLNEVVTNFLQDKTVLERGLFDKENTLPEELTQLRMGKIVRERYPDLSDVDQEAIRQHAIAAMNITQQAKLALGQADANGGDTVQGSTALLDGVRKFVNVRELDIDLIDRINPFDAAYAVLAKAMDEKSLRQVQASIAAKKVSIPEDEARELAKRALQFKIERGRLPDINSADAWEKRMAEGVTALARYRAQAKAAQGESANG from the coding sequence ATGACCGAACAGAACCACAACCCAACCAACACTTACACGGTGCCATCGGTATCCATCACCACGGCGCACACCGGGGCTTCCAGCAAAGCCAATGAGTTGGGCATGCGTACCATGCAGGAGCGCGCCTATACCAAGCGCGGCGAACAGTACCTGCTGATCAAATCGCCCCCGGCATCGGGCAAGTCCCGCGCACTGATGTTTATCGCCCTGGACAAGCTGCATAACCAGGGCCTGCAACAGGCAATTGTCGTGGTGCCGGAGCGTTCCATTGGAGGCAGCTTCGCCGATGAGCAGCTGAGCAAGTTTGGTTTTTACTGGGACTGGCAAGTGGCTCCACAGTGGAACCTATGCAATGCTCCTGGCATCGATGAACCGCGAGTGGCCAAATCCAAGGTGGAAGCCGTACGCGCTTTCCTGAAAAGCACTGACAAGACACTGGTCTGCACCCATGCCACCTTCCGCTTTGCCGTGGAAGACCTAGGTATCGAAGCCTTCGACAACCGCCTGATCGCCATCGACGAATTCTACCACGTTTCCGCCAACCCGGACAACAAGTTGGGCGGCCAGCTAAGCGCGTTTATCGGCCGCGATAAAGTGCATTTGGTGGCCATGACGGGCTCTTATTTCCGTGGCGACAGCGAGGCCGTGCTGGCCCCGGCGGAAGAAGCCAGGTTCGAGACGGTGACTTACACCTACTACGAGCAGCTCAACGGCTACCGCTGGCTCAAGTCGCTGGACATCGGGTACTTCTTCTATACCGGCAAGTATGTGGATGCCGTCGCCAAGGTGCTGGACCCAGCACTGAAAACCATCATCCATATTCCCAATGTGAATGCCCGCGAAAGCCTCAAAGACAAGGAGCGCGAGGTTAACGAGATCATGAGCGCGCTTGGCGAATGGCAGGGCGTTGACCCGACCACCGGCTTCCACCTCATCAAAACCAAGGACGGTCGCACGCTGAAAGTGGCAGACCTGGTGGATGACAGCGACGCGTCCAGGCGCTCCAAAGTGCTTAGTGCACTGAAAGACCCTGCGCAGAAGAACAACCGCGACAACGTGGATGTGATCATCGCACTGGGCATGGCGAAGGAAGGCTTTGACTGGATCTGGTGTGAACATGCACTGACCATTGGCTACCGCAGTAGCCTGACCGAAATCGTGCAGATCATTGGCCGCGCAACGCGTGATGCTGAGGGTAAGGAACGCTCACGCTTCACCAACCTGATCGCCGAACCCACTGCCGATCAAGCCGCTGTTGCTGAGGCGGTGAACGATATGCTCAAGGCCATTTCCGCCAGCTTGCTGATGGAACAGGTGCTGGCCCCGCGCTATGAGTTCACCCCGAAAGATACAGGGCCGAAAGAGGGTTTCACTTATGGGCCTGATGGTTATCAACCAGGCGGCACCAACTTGGGTGTGAATGAAACCACAGGCCAGTATCATGTCGAGATCAACGGGCTGATCACGCCGCAAAGCGCAGAAGCTACGCGCATCTGCAAGGAAGATTTGAACGAAGTGGTGACCAACTTCCTGCAGGACAAAACCGTGCTGGAACGCGGCCTTTTCGACAAGGAAAACACCCTGCCCGAAGAGCTGACCCAACTGCGCATGGGCAAGATCGTACGCGAGCGCTACCCAGACTTGAGCGACGTCGATCAGGAAGCTATCCGCCAGCACGCCATCGCGGCCATGAACATTACCCAACAGGCCAAGTTGGCCTTGGGGCAGGCCGATGCAAACGGTGGTGACACAGTACAAGGCAGTACAGCGCTGCTAGATGGCGTGCGCAAGTTTGTCAATGTACGCGAACTGGACATTGACCTGATCGACCGCATCAATCCATTCGATGCCGCCTATGCGGTGCTGGCGAAAGCGATGGATGAGAAATCCTTGCGCCAGGTGCAAGCCAGCATTGCGGCCAAGAAGGTAAGCATTCCCGAAGACGAAGCTCGTGAGCTGGCAAAGCGTGCTCTGCAGTTCAAAATCGAACGTGGTCGCCTGCCTGACATCAACTCCGCAGATGCCTGGGAAAAACGCATGGCTGAAGGTGTTACCGCGCTGGCACGCTACCGCGCCCAAGCCAAAGCGGCGCAGGGAGAGTCCGCCAATGGCTGA
- a CDS encoding GIY-YIG nuclease family protein, which produces MADMNDDDLLDALGVEVPSLKTANRTPREERIITGFEDILRFYQAHGRAPLHGEDRDIFERLYAVRLDQLRKLPEAQTLLAELDGPDLLSGTVALDVDDLDEDALLAELGVGGEPADQDDITVLRLVRSSTEKRAAEEIADRTPCADFDKFQPLFEQAERDLKSDVRKTLRFGRDASIEAGNYFIVGGQLAYVAEIGETIKAPNGESDARLRVIYANGTESNLLRRSLQRALYKDDTGRRVTDPDMGPLFGNAPEPDDMESGTIYVLRSLSSHPFVAEHRELIHKIGVTGGKVEARIAGAEKDATYLLADVEVVATYKLHNLNRTRLENIFHRLFGGAQLDLTIEDRFGHPVKPREWFLVPLHVIDEAVERIRDGSVTDVVYDPHSARLVS; this is translated from the coding sequence ATGGCTGATATGAACGATGACGATCTGCTGGACGCGCTGGGGGTAGAAGTCCCCTCGCTCAAGACAGCCAATCGAACCCCACGCGAAGAGCGCATCATCACCGGCTTCGAGGATATTCTGCGCTTTTATCAGGCACACGGTCGCGCGCCACTGCATGGTGAAGACCGCGATATTTTCGAGCGTTTGTACGCCGTACGCCTGGATCAGCTGCGCAAATTGCCGGAAGCGCAAACCCTACTGGCTGAGCTAGATGGCCCCGACCTGCTGTCCGGCACTGTAGCGCTGGATGTGGATGACCTAGACGAGGACGCCTTGCTGGCCGAGCTGGGTGTTGGCGGTGAACCCGCAGACCAGGACGACATCACCGTGCTGCGTCTTGTACGCTCCAGCACTGAAAAACGTGCAGCTGAGGAAATCGCCGACCGTACGCCATGTGCGGATTTTGACAAGTTCCAACCGCTGTTCGAGCAGGCTGAGAGGGATCTGAAATCTGACGTTCGCAAAACTCTGCGCTTTGGTCGCGATGCCAGCATTGAAGCTGGGAACTACTTCATCGTTGGCGGGCAGTTAGCCTACGTGGCAGAAATCGGCGAAACCATCAAGGCACCCAATGGTGAAAGCGATGCGCGCCTGCGCGTCATTTACGCCAACGGTACGGAAAGCAACTTGTTGCGTCGTTCGCTCCAACGGGCGCTTTACAAAGATGACACCGGTCGGCGAGTAACCGATCCGGACATGGGACCGTTGTTTGGCAATGCTCCAGAGCCCGACGACATGGAGAGCGGGACTATCTATGTACTGCGGAGCCTGTCTAGCCACCCATTCGTGGCCGAGCACCGCGAGCTGATCCACAAGATCGGCGTGACCGGCGGTAAAGTGGAGGCGCGCATTGCTGGCGCGGAAAAAGATGCGACCTATCTGCTTGCCGACGTGGAGGTTGTCGCCACCTACAAGCTGCATAATCTGAACCGCACTAGGCTGGAAAACATCTTCCACCGTCTGTTCGGTGGGGCTCAACTCGACTTGACCATCGAAGATCGCTTCGGCCATCCGGTCAAACCGAGGGAGTGGTTTCTAGTACCCCTACATGTAATTGACGAAGCGGTTGAGCGCATTCGGGATGGGTCGGTTACCGATGTGGTTTACGATCCCCACTCGGCTCGCCTGGTCAGCTAA
- a CDS encoding class I SAM-dependent DNA methyltransferase — translation MNAVEIESAISDLTLERFDAAEFPFLFLAAFGNKETALKRLRAGNNNASDVPGGVLLRSNIHIAACEFGSVGETLKALRASPATTKAKAKFILATDGQTLEAEELITGETITCDYPDLPNHFGFLLPLAGISTIKEIKDNPIDVRATSRLNKLYVELLNENLDWAKAERRHDMNHFMSRLVFCFFAEDTDIFNGDGLFTKTVEQYSERDGSNTHQVLSEIFRAMNIKLAERATVQPRLPSWANSFPYVNGGLFSGSTEVPRFTRMARTYLLHAGNLNWQKINPDIFGSMIQAVADDEERGTLGMHYTSVPNILKVLNPLFLDDLCAQLDAAGDNRVKLLNLRKRMARIRVFDPACGSGNFLVIAYKQMRKIEAEINCRRGEANNKSEIPLTNFRGIELRDFPAEIARLALIIAEFQCDVLYRGQQDALAEFLPLDSQNWIVCGNSLRLDWLAVCPPTGTVVKLAADDLFDVPLDQSEIAFENEGGETYICGNPPYIGDKYQSKEQKSDIKSLTKKDVRAVDYIAGWLWKASDYIRNGGRFAFVSRNSICQGVQVPLVWPRIVAVGQEIFFGHKDFLWGNNAARNAQVTCIIVGVANAGVKQKYIFDGEERKEVESINLYLAPGKNIIVERANDPISGVSTMFGGNIPRDQGNLLLTPDEARDLMASYPEAAPLIKPILGSKEFINGLKRYCLWITDEQAQIACSIPPIMARLDRIREYRLYGSERGRAGLDTPYKFERTIIGNDHTIIIPSVSSERRAYLPCGLLTSDVRVSNLALALYDAPLWNMALIASRLHLVWIGTVCGKMKTDFRYSNTLGWNTFPVPRLTEQNKADLTRCAEDILLAREAHFPATIADLYDPATMPENLRRAHERNDEVLERIYIGRRFKNDTERLEKLFDLYTKMAAAPAKVVPKKPRGKKA, via the coding sequence ATGAATGCAGTAGAAATTGAGTCCGCTATATCGGACCTGACCCTTGAGCGCTTTGACGCTGCGGAGTTTCCGTTTCTCTTCCTGGCCGCTTTTGGCAATAAGGAAACAGCTCTCAAACGCTTGCGTGCCGGCAACAACAACGCTTCCGACGTGCCTGGCGGCGTGCTACTGCGCAGCAATATTCATATCGCCGCATGCGAATTTGGTAGCGTGGGCGAAACGCTCAAGGCATTGCGCGCCAGCCCGGCCACCACAAAAGCCAAAGCCAAGTTCATCCTTGCCACCGACGGGCAAACGCTGGAGGCCGAAGAGCTAATCACGGGTGAAACCATCACCTGCGATTACCCGGACCTCCCCAACCACTTCGGCTTCCTGTTGCCCTTGGCCGGTATCTCCACCATTAAGGAGATCAAGGACAACCCCATCGACGTGCGCGCCACCAGCCGCCTGAACAAGCTGTACGTCGAGCTGCTGAACGAGAACCTGGACTGGGCCAAGGCCGAGCGCCGCCATGACATGAACCACTTTATGTCTCGACTGGTGTTTTGTTTTTTTGCTGAAGACACCGATATCTTTAATGGCGATGGCCTGTTCACCAAGACGGTTGAGCAGTACAGCGAACGCGACGGCAGCAACACCCATCAGGTGCTTTCCGAAATCTTCCGTGCCATGAACATCAAGCTTGCCGAACGCGCCACTGTTCAGCCCCGCTTGCCTAGCTGGGCCAACAGCTTTCCCTATGTGAATGGCGGTTTGTTCTCTGGCAGCACTGAAGTGCCGCGCTTTACACGCATGGCACGCACTTACCTGCTGCACGCCGGCAACCTAAACTGGCAAAAAATTAACCCAGACATCTTCGGCAGCATGATCCAGGCCGTAGCCGATGATGAAGAGCGCGGCACACTGGGCATGCACTACACCAGCGTGCCCAATATCCTCAAGGTATTGAACCCACTCTTCCTTGATGATCTGTGTGCGCAACTGGATGCGGCTGGCGACAACAGGGTCAAGCTGCTTAATCTGCGCAAGCGTATGGCACGCATCCGCGTATTCGACCCAGCGTGCGGTTCCGGCAACTTCCTGGTCATCGCCTACAAGCAGATGCGCAAGATCGAGGCGGAAATCAATTGTCGTCGGGGCGAGGCCAACAACAAGTCCGAAATCCCGCTGACCAATTTTCGCGGTATCGAACTGCGTGACTTTCCGGCAGAGATCGCCCGCCTCGCTTTGATCATTGCCGAGTTTCAATGCGACGTACTGTATCGCGGGCAGCAGGATGCGCTGGCCGAGTTTTTGCCGCTGGACTCACAGAACTGGATTGTGTGTGGCAATTCGCTGCGGTTGGATTGGTTGGCGGTGTGTCCGCCGACGGGAACCGTCGTGAAGCTGGCGGCGGACGATTTATTCGACGTTCCGTTGGATCAATCTGAAATCGCCTTCGAGAACGAAGGTGGCGAGACGTACATCTGCGGTAACCCGCCGTATATTGGCGACAAATATCAATCGAAAGAGCAGAAGAGCGACATAAAAAGTCTTACCAAAAAAGACGTGCGCGCTGTCGATTACATTGCTGGGTGGCTTTGGAAGGCATCAGACTACATTCGCAACGGAGGCCGATTCGCCTTCGTTTCTAGGAACTCTATCTGCCAAGGTGTTCAAGTTCCGCTGGTGTGGCCGAGAATAGTCGCGGTTGGGCAGGAGATTTTCTTTGGCCACAAAGATTTTCTCTGGGGCAACAACGCTGCCAGGAACGCGCAAGTTACCTGCATAATTGTTGGCGTGGCCAATGCAGGCGTCAAACAGAAATACATCTTCGACGGTGAAGAGCGAAAAGAAGTTGAAAGCATCAACTTATATCTTGCGCCCGGCAAAAATATCATCGTCGAGCGGGCGAATGACCCCATCTCAGGTGTATCAACCATGTTTGGTGGGAACATCCCGAGAGATCAGGGGAATCTGTTGCTCACGCCCGATGAGGCAAGGGATTTGATGGCCTCTTATCCTGAGGCGGCGCCTCTTATAAAGCCGATCCTTGGCTCCAAAGAGTTCATCAATGGCCTGAAGCGATACTGCCTCTGGATAACTGACGAACAAGCGCAGATCGCCTGTTCAATTCCGCCCATCATGGCGAGGCTTGACCGTATACGGGAATATCGTCTGTATGGCAGTGAACGTGGCCGTGCCGGCCTCGATACACCCTACAAGTTTGAACGCACTATCATCGGAAACGATCACACCATCATCATTCCAAGCGTCTCGTCGGAGCGCCGCGCTTATCTCCCTTGCGGTTTGCTGACGAGTGACGTGCGCGTCTCAAATCTTGCGCTTGCCCTCTACGACGCCCCACTGTGGAACATGGCCCTCATCGCCTCCCGCCTGCACCTCGTTTGGATTGGCACTGTCTGCGGAAAAATGAAAACGGACTTCCGCTACTCCAACACTCTTGGCTGGAACACTTTCCCCGTGCCGAGGCTAACAGAGCAAAACAAGGCCGACCTGACCCGCTGCGCTGAAGACATTCTGCTGGCCCGCGAAGCACACTTCCCAGCCACCATCGCCGATCTGTATGACCCAGCCACCATGCCTGAGAACCTGCGTCGCGCCCACGAGCGCAACGATGAAGTTCTGGAGCGTATCTATATCGGTCGCCGCTTCAAGAACGACACTGAACGCTTGGAAAAACTGTTTGACCTCTACACCAAGATGGCAGCAGCCCCTGCGAAGGTAGTACCGAAAAAGCCACGAGGGAAAAAGGCATGA
- a CDS encoding hemerythrin domain-containing protein, which translates to MNALLKELHAYHHEVATKITQIKELLERIRHGSAGADDCKLLFKQLEALHGDAERHHHENEELIRLALLTTDAPIHQRVMAIEQDHKAFTRIAGQLKMLEQSTQEARVIADTIEDFIKKYYDHMDAEENIFFPVADKWLSDTQWQEIKHQWHSETS; encoded by the coding sequence ATGAACGCCTTATTGAAAGAGCTGCACGCCTATCATCATGAGGTGGCTACCAAAATTACTCAGATCAAAGAATTACTGGAGAGGATAAGACACGGCTCTGCGGGTGCCGATGACTGCAAGCTGTTGTTTAAGCAACTGGAAGCCTTGCATGGTGATGCAGAGCGGCACCACCATGAAAATGAAGAGCTTATTCGGCTGGCCTTGCTGACAACCGACGCACCGATTCACCAACGGGTCATGGCCATTGAGCAAGATCATAAAGCCTTCACGCGAATTGCAGGACAGCTCAAGATGTTGGAGCAGTCAACGCAAGAGGCCAGAGTAATTGCCGACACGATCGAAGACTTCATCAAGAAATATTATGACCATATGGATGCCGAGGAGAATATTTTCTTTCCGGTAGCAGACAAGTGGTTGTCAGACACCCAATGGCAAGAAATAAAGCATCAATGGCACTCGGAGACTTCTTGA
- a CDS encoding PDDEXK nuclease domain-containing protein, whose protein sequence is MSDTPASLATPPEGYGDWLADLKGRIHNAQQRATLAVNRELVLLYWQIGHDILTRQAQQGWGAKVIERLAQDLRAAFPDMKGFSPRNLKYMRAFAEAWPNAEFVQQAAAQLPWGHNLVLLDKLPGPETRRWYAAKAIEHNWSRNILVMQIETRLLERSGKAVSNFESHLPKPQSDLARESLKDPYRFDFLGLTFDAQEREIENALVKHVTEFLLELGAGFAFVGQQVLLDVGGDEFFIDLLFYHLKLRCYVVIELKAGKFKPEHLGQLSFYLTAVDAQLKHPQDGPTIGLLLCKSKNKVVAEYALRDNARPIGVAEYQLVESLPAELQTSLPSIEQIERELASDDASMDDDSQ, encoded by the coding sequence ATGAGCGACACTCCTGCTAGCCTAGCCACGCCGCCCGAAGGCTACGGCGACTGGCTGGCCGACCTTAAAGGCCGCATCCATAATGCTCAGCAGCGCGCCACGCTGGCGGTGAACCGCGAACTGGTGCTGCTCTACTGGCAGATCGGTCACGATATTTTGACCCGGCAAGCACAACAGGGCTGGGGCGCCAAGGTAATCGAGCGCTTGGCGCAGGATTTGCGCGCAGCCTTTCCCGATATGAAAGGGTTTTCGCCACGCAACCTCAAGTACATGCGTGCCTTTGCCGAGGCGTGGCCGAACGCGGAATTTGTGCAGCAGGCTGCTGCACAATTGCCTTGGGGTCACAATCTGGTGCTGCTGGACAAGTTGCCCGGCCCCGAAACCCGCCGCTGGTATGCCGCCAAGGCAATCGAGCACAACTGGTCGCGCAACATTCTGGTGATGCAGATCGAGACTCGTCTATTGGAGCGCAGTGGCAAGGCAGTCAGTAACTTCGAGAGCCACCTGCCCAAACCGCAGTCCGACCTGGCCCGCGAGTCGCTGAAAGATCCTTACCGCTTCGACTTCCTCGGCCTGACTTTTGATGCACAGGAGCGTGAGATCGAAAACGCTCTGGTCAAGCATGTCACCGAGTTCCTGCTGGAACTGGGCGCAGGCTTTGCCTTCGTTGGCCAGCAAGTGCTACTGGATGTGGGCGGTGACGAGTTCTTCATCGACCTACTGTTCTATCACCTCAAGCTGCGCTGCTATGTGGTGATCGAACTCAAGGCCGGCAAGTTCAAGCCCGAGCACCTGGGCCAGTTGAGTTTTTACCTCACCGCAGTGGATGCCCAGCTCAAGCACCCACAGGACGGCCCCACCATCGGCCTGCTGCTGTGCAAGAGCAAGAACAAGGTAGTGGCCGAATACGCCCTGCGTGATAACGCCCGCCCCATCGGTGTGGCCGAATACCAATTGGTGGAGTCCCTGCCGGCAGAGCTGCAAACCAGCCTGCCCAGCATCGAACAGATCGAGCGCGAACTGGCAAGTGATGACGCATCCATGGACGACGACTCGCAATGA
- a CDS encoding IS5 family transposase — translation MSQMSFSDFEYAGKRKQTRRERFLAEMDQVVPWTDLLGLIEPFYPKAGGGRKPYPLETMLRIHLLQNWFSLSDPAMEEALYEITPMRQFARLTLSAPIPEDTTIMNFRHLLEKHQLAPAILAIINGYLQDKGLSLRQGTIVDATIIHAPSSTKNKDGKRDPEMHQTKKGNQYFFGMKAHIGADSESGLVHHVHGTAANIADVTQVAELLHGEENAVYADAGYTGVEKRDEHEKRNVIWQIAARRSTYSKLNKRSLLYKTKRKIEYCKAQTRAKVEHPFRVIKRQFGYVKVRFRGLMKNTAQLTTLFALSNLWMARKQLMGMGELRA, via the coding sequence ATGAGCCAGATGAGCTTTTCCGATTTCGAATATGCCGGCAAGCGCAAGCAGACACGCCGCGAACGCTTCCTCGCTGAGATGGATCAGGTCGTACCCTGGACAGATCTGTTGGGCCTAATCGAGCCGTTCTACCCCAAGGCCGGTGGTGGTAGAAAACCCTACCCGCTGGAAACCATGCTGCGGATTCATCTGTTGCAGAACTGGTTCTCCCTGAGCGATCCGGCAATGGAAGAAGCGCTCTACGAAATTACCCCCATGCGCCAGTTTGCACGCCTGACGTTGAGTGCACCGATCCCGGAGGACACCACGATCATGAACTTCCGGCACCTGCTGGAGAAGCATCAACTGGCGCCTGCAATTCTCGCGATCATCAACGGTTATTTGCAGGACAAAGGCCTGTCGCTGCGCCAAGGCACCATCGTCGACGCTACCATTATTCATGCCCCCAGCTCGACCAAGAACAAAGACGGCAAGCGCGATCCCGAAATGCATCAGACAAAGAAAGGGAACCAGTATTTCTTCGGTATGAAGGCGCATATCGGCGCTGACTCTGAGTCTGGACTGGTTCATCACGTCCATGGCACCGCCGCCAACATTGCCGATGTCACGCAAGTCGCCGAACTGCTCCACGGGGAAGAAAACGCGGTTTATGCGGACGCTGGCTACACCGGTGTCGAGAAGCGTGATGAGCATGAAAAACGTAACGTGATCTGGCAAATCGCGGCTCGGCGCAGCACGTATTCCAAGCTGAACAAACGCAGCCTGCTGTACAAAACCAAGCGCAAGATCGAGTACTGCAAAGCGCAGACACGCGCCAAGGTTGAGCATCCGTTTCGGGTCATCAAACGCCAGTTTGGTTACGTGAAAGTACGCTTTCGTGGGCTGATGAAAAACACGGCTCAGTTGACCACGCTGTTTGCCCTGTCGAACCTGTGGATGGCTCGAAAACAACTGATGGGTATGGGTGAGTTGCGCGCTTAA